One Deltaproteobacteria bacterium genomic window carries:
- a CDS encoding zinc ribbon domain-containing protein yields the protein MIFYPGALEKRGEEWIQVGNRCRDCGKTSYPAMELCTFCSSDRVEKAPLSKVGTVFSYTVTRLSFYVLPIIPRNITRRVAHR from the coding sequence ATGATTTTTTATCCGGGCGCCTTGGAAAAGCGTGGGGAGGAATGGATTCAAGTGGGGAATAGATGCCGGGATTGCGGGAAAACCTCCTATCCGGCGATGGAACTTTGCACATTCTGTTCATCCGACAGGGTCGAGAAGGCGCCTCTCAGTAAAGTCGGTACGGTATTTTCGTACACGGTGACGCGGCTATCGTTTTATGTTCTGCCGATTATTCCAAGAAACATAACCAGAAGGGTCGCGCACCGGTAA
- a CDS encoding 3-hydroxyacyl-CoA dehydrogenase → MIVKDKVAIVTGGASGLGEACVRNFAKDGAKVAIFDIQDEKAVKLVEELGANVIFAHVDVTSEASVVAGIEKTVDSFGAIHIAVNCAGTGAPTKVLGKKGPHPLDAFSRVVQLNLIGTFNVIRLAVEQMVKNTEDEKGVIINTASVAAFDGQIGQASYSASKAAVCGMTLPIARECAAYGIRVMTIAPGIFETPLLMGLPDKVLDSLGKMVPYPNRLGQPEEFALLSRQIVENQYLNGEVIRLDGAIRMAAK, encoded by the coding sequence ATGATCGTAAAAGATAAAGTGGCGATTGTGACAGGGGGCGCATCCGGGTTGGGTGAGGCGTGTGTGCGTAACTTCGCTAAAGATGGTGCGAAGGTGGCGATTTTCGATATTCAGGATGAAAAGGCCGTAAAGCTGGTGGAGGAACTGGGGGCGAACGTCATCTTCGCACATGTGGATGTAACCAGCGAGGCAAGCGTCGTTGCAGGGATCGAAAAAACCGTGGATTCATTCGGTGCAATCCATATCGCGGTCAACTGTGCGGGTACGGGCGCGCCGACCAAGGTGCTGGGCAAGAAAGGGCCCCATCCCCTGGATGCGTTCAGTCGGGTTGTGCAGCTCAATCTTATCGGCACGTTTAATGTCATCCGGCTGGCGGTGGAACAGATGGTGAAGAACACGGAGGACGAGAAGGGGGTCATTATCAATACAGCCTCGGTCGCCGCCTTTGACGGCCAGATCGGCCAGGCATCCTACAGTGCGTCGAAAGCGGCCGTGTGCGGTATGACCCTGCCCATTGCCAGGGAATGCGCGGCATACGGCATCCGGGTGATGACCATCGCTCCGGGTATTTTTGAAACGCCTCTGCTTATGGGGCTTCCCGATAAGGTCCTAGATTCTCTCGGGAAAATGGTTCCTTACCCGAACCGTTTGGGTCAGCCGGAGGAATTCGCACTGCTGTCGCGCCAGATCGTCGAAAACCAGTATCTCAACGGTGAAGTGATTCGTCTGGACGGTGCAATTCGAATGGCGGCAAAATAG